The stretch of DNA ACTGGGATGCAGTGTTGCGGTTCCGGGTTGTGCCGGGGCGGTCCGCGAACTAACGTAGCGGTAGATCGCCAGCCCGAAGGCCTCCTCCGCATGGTCACCCGCGTCGCCACCGTCGCCTTCGAGGGGATCGAGGCGCGCGCCGTCGACGTGCAGGTGCAGATCACCCCCGGCGCCGTCGCCTTCACGGTGGTCGGGCTGCCCGACAAGGCGGTGGCGGAATCCCGGGAGCGGGTGCGCTCGGCGCTGATCGCCTCCGGCCTCGCCCTGCCGGCCAAGCGCATCACCGTCAACCTCGCCCCCGCCGACCTGCCGAAGGAAGGCTCGCACTACGACCTGCCGATCGCGCTCGGCATGATGTGCGCCATCGGCGCCCTGCCGGCGGACGCGCTGTCGGGCTATTGCGTGCTTGGCGAACTGGCGCTTGACGGCAGCCTCACGGCGGTGGCCGGCGTCCTGCCGGCCGCGATGGCGGCGAATGCAAGGGGCCTCGGGCTGATCTGCCCGGCGGCGAGCGGCCCGGAGGCCGCCTGGGCCGCCGGCGACATGGACGTGCTGGCGCCGCGCTCGCTGATCCAGCTCGCCAACCACTTCAAGGGCACGCAGGTCATGGCCCGCCCGGTGCCGGCGGTGGCCGCCGCCGCCGGAGCGCTGCCGGACCTGCGCGAGATCAAGGGCCAGGAGGGCGCCAAGCGGGCGCTCGAGATCGCGGCGGCGGGCGCCCACAATCTCCTGATGAACGGCCCGCCCGGGGCCGGCAAGTCGATGCTGGCCGCCCGGCTGCCCTCGATCCTGCCGCCGCTCGGCCCCGCGAGCTGCTCGAAGTCTCGATGATCCAGTCGGTCGCGGGCACGCTGAAGGACGGCGCGCTGTCGAACCGCCGGCCGTTCCGGGCGCCGCACCATTCCGCCTCGATGGCGGCGCTCGTCGGCGGCGGCATCGGCGCCCGGCCCGGCGAGGTGTCGCTCGCCCATGGCGGCGTGCTCTTCCTCGACGAATTGCCGGAATTCAACGGCCAGGTGCTCGATTCCCTGCGCCAGCCGCTCGAGACCGGCAACGTGATGATCGCCCGGGCCAACCACCGCGTGACCTACCCGGCCCGGTTCCAGCTCGTCGCCGCGATGAACCCCTGCCGCTGCGGCCAGGCGACGGAGCCGGGCTTCGCCTGCCGGCGCGGGCCCAACGAGCGCTGCGTCGCGCAGTACCAGGCCCGGCTCTCCGGCCCGCTCCTCGACCGCATCGACCTCCAGATCGAGGTGCCGGCCGTCACCGCCGCCGACCTGATCCTCCCGCCGCCGGACGAGGGCTCGGCGGAAGCCGCCGCCCGGGTCGCCGCGGCGCGCCTCCTGCAGGAGCGGCGCTACGCCGAGGCCGGCCAGCCCTCCGGCACCACCAACGCCTCCTGCCCGGCGACCCTGATCGAGACGGCGGCTCAACCCGATCCGGAGGGGATGGCGCTGATCCGCGACGCGGCCGACGCCATGCGGCTCTCCGCCCGCGGCTTCCACCGCGTGCTGCGCGTCGCCCGGACGCTCGCCGACCTCGACGGCGAAGCGCAGGTGCGCCGCCTCCACCTGGCCGAGGCCCTGTCCTATCGCAGCCGTTCGGACCGGCGCCCGGCGGCAGCGTGACGAGCAACGGTCACCAAACCGTCACCGCCGATCGGCGGATTTGCACGATCGACCAAAGGTCTCGCTAAGCGACTTTCCCCACTCATCTTTCAGCTCCAGCCGCCATCCTCGACCCTCGACATGGCGCAGGAGGATGCGGAATGGTGTGGCTCTGCGTGGCGATCGGATTCCTGGCCGTTCTCGCCTGGGTGACGGCGCGATGGAGCCGCCTGGGCCGAAGCCGGCGCGAGGGCGAGGTCGAGCGCCTGCACGATCTCGTCTGGCGCACCTCCGAGAGCGAGCAGCGTTACCGCACCCTGGTCGAGGCGCAGATCGAGCTCGTCGTCCAGCGTAATGCCGAGGGCCGCATCACCTTCGCCAACCAGGGCTTCGCCGCGCTGCTCGGCACCACGCCCGAGGCACTGCTCGGCACGAGCCGGGAGGCCGAGGTGGTCGAGCGGGGCGAGCTGCGCCAGCGCCCCGACGGGGCCCGGCTCGTCGATCTCGCCATCCTGCCGGCCGATGGCGGGCCCTTGCGCTGGTTCGCCTTCGTGGAGACCATGACCGCCGGGCGCGACGGGCGGCCCGAGGTGCTGCGGGCGGGCCGCGACGTCACCGAGCGGGTCGAAGCGGCCCGCTCCCTCGAGGAGGCGCGCAGCCGGGCCGAGGCCGCGAGCGTGGCGAAATCCCGCTTCATCGCCAGCGTCAGCCACGAATTCCGCACGCCGCTCAACGGCATCATGGGCATGGCCGACCTGATGCTCGACACGCCGCTCAACCCCGAGCAGCGCACCTATGCCGAGGCGGTGAAGACCTCGGGCGAGGCGCTGCTGTCGCTCATCGACGGCATCCTCGACTTCTCGAAGATCGAGGCTGGCCGCCTCGACCTGGCCGCCGAACCGTTCGACCCGGCCTCCCTGGTCGAGAGCATCGTGGAGTTGCTGGCGCCCCGCGCCCAGGACAAGGGCCTCGAAATCGCCGCCGACGTCGAGGCGCTGCCGGCCCAGCTGATCGGCGACGCCGACCGGGTGCGCCAGATCCTGATCAACCTCGCCGGCAACGCGGTGAAGTTTACGGAGTCCGGCGGCGTCGGCATCACGGCGGCCTGGGACGAGACCGGATTCACGGTCGCCGTCCACGATACCGGTCCGGGCATCCCCGAGGAACGTCTGCCGCTCCTGTTCCAGGAATTCGAGCAGGGCGACGGCAGCGCCAGCCGGCGGCACGAGGGCACCGGCCTCGGCCTCGCCATCACCCGGCGCCTCGTCGACCGCATGGGCGGCCGGCTCGACGTCACGTCGCGGCCCGGGGAGGGGAGCTGCTTCCGGGTCCATCTCCCGTTGCGTCCGGTCCCCGGCCGCGCCCGGCCGCAGACCCCTAGCCTCGCCGGACGGCGCGTCCTGGTGGTGGCGGCGGCCGCGTTCGAGGCGCCCTATATCGCCCGCCGCCTCGGTCGGGCCGGCGCCGAGGCCGTCATGGTCGAAACGGCCGACGAAGCCGCCGCGATCCTGCGCACGGACGGATTCGATGCGGTCATCGCCGACCGGGCACTGGGAGATTCCGCCGTGCGCGGGATCGCCGCCGCGGCGCGGCAGGCGGAGGTGGGTCGCAGCATCGTGCTGCTGTCGCCGTTCGACCGGCGCGATTTCGGCTCCCCGGCGGCAGCCGGATTCGACCGCTATCTCATCAAGCCCGTGCGCCTCACCTCGCTCCTCGCGCGCCTCGCCGAGCCGGCGCCGCCGCCCACCCTGGTTCCGCGCGCGCAGGAAGGCACCCTGCGGCCATCGTCGCGACGGCCGCGGGTGCTGCTGGCCGAGGACAACCCGATCAACGCGCTGCTCGCCACCAAGGCCCTCGAGCGCCTCGGTGCCGTCGTGCTCTGGGCCAGGGACGGTGCGGAGGCCGTCGCACGGCTTCAGGAGGCAGCGTGTGCCGGACCCCGGTTCGACCTCGCCCTCGTCGATATCCGCATGCCGATCCTCGACGGGCTCGAAGCGGCACGGCAGGTGCGCGCCCATGAATCCATGCACCACCTGCCGCGGCTGCGCCTCGTGGCGCTCACCGCGAACGTCCAGGCCGAGGATCAGGCCGCGGCGCTTGCTGCCGGCTTCGACGGCTTCCTGTCGAAGCCTCTCGACCTCAAGGCCTTGCCGCCCCTCCTGGAAGCGCGGGCGGCGTGACTTGCGCCGGAGATGCGGCAGCTCCGTCGATCAATCGATATCCCGGAGCCGCGAAGGGGAGCTCCGGGGATCGGTAATTGTCGGCTGGTCGATGCGCGACCACATGCGGATGGCCTGAGCCGACGGCTCGAACTCACGGGCAAGATCGGTCGGGGCCGCGTCCAGCGCGGACCAGCGCGACCATCTGGCGGCGGAACTCCGCCGGGTAAGGGGGGTGGGTTCACGGCATGGCAAACACACCTCACGCGAAAGCGCTCTTGGTGTCCACCGATCCGGGGAAGTCCGACACTGAACCCTGTCCGCAACCTGTGCCAGAGCCATAATATTCTCGGGAAGACACATCCCCAAAGGGGAGAATGGTCGGAGTGGCAGGATTTGAACCTGCGACCCCCACGTCCCGAACGTGGTGCGCTACCAGACTGCGCTACACTCCGACGCGCCCGAAGGCACTTGTATCAGCACATCGTCCATCTTTGCAGATGCTCGATGGTCTCGGGAAGACTTGGCGCTCCGTAAAGAGCGTTGGTCGGAGTGGCAGGATTTGAACCTGCGACCCCCACGTCCCGAACGTGGTGCGCTACCAGACTGCGCTACACTCCGAACCGCCGGCCGTGGCCGACGACCGGGCTTATAGCCAGGGCATCCGGGGTCCGCAAGGCCGTTCGTGCCGGATGGCCGAGTTTCTTGAGCCGGCGAGTTTCCCGAGCCGGCATGGCAGCCGGTCCGCTCCGCGAAGCGACGGCGTTCGGGGCCGGGCAAGGGCGTGGGTAAGGGCGAAAGGACGAGCGGGCGTCCTCGGCGACGACCGACGGCGAGAGTAGGCCTTGCACGATTCGCTCTTGCCCCCCATTGTCCCGCATCGAGGAAAGTCCCACCGGCAGGGTGGCGTATGGCGAGCCGGGTGGTGGCGTGAGCGAAGACGATCGGGCCGGAGCGCCGGAGCCGGAAGCCAGCCATTCCGCGGAGGCGCCGTCGCTGGCGCATCTCAAATCCGCGACGATCCGCGAGCCCGGTCTCGACGACCGCGGCAGCGTGTTCTTCGCGGCGATCGAGATGACCCGGATGCCGATGATCCTGACCGATCCCCGGCGGCCCGACAACCCGATCGTGTTCGCCAACCGGGCGTTCCAGGACCTCACCGGCTACACGCAGGCCGAGCTGGTCGGCCGCAACTGCCGCTTCCTCCAGGGGCCGGAGACCAGCCGCGAGACCGTCGCCGAGCTGCGCCAGGCGGTCGAGGAGCGCCGGGCGATCGCGACCGAGATCCTGAACTACAAGCGCGACGGCTCGCCGTTCTGGAACGGCATCTTCATCGGCCCGGTCTTCGACGAGGCCGGGGAGATCGTGTATTTCTTCGCCTCGCAGCTCGACGTGACCCGGCGCCGGGTGTCGGAGCAGGCGTTCCGCCAGGCCCAGAAGATGGAGGCGATCGGCCAGCTCACCGCCGGCCTCGCCCACGACTTCAACAACCTGCTCCAGGTCGTCTCCGGCAACCTCGAACTGGCGCGCAACTCCGTCACCCACGAGCGGGCCCAGCGCCAGCTCGCCAACGCCGCCGCGGCGGCGGAACGCGGCGCCAAGCTGACGAAGCAGCTCCTGTCCTTCGCCCGCAAGGCGCGCCTGGAGCCGCGCTCGCTCAACCTCAACGCCCTGGTGCTGGCCTTCGCCGAGGTCGCGGAGAGCACGCTCGGCAGCACCGTCTCGGTGCGCCTCGACCTGACGCCGCGGCTGCCGGCGGTCACGCTCGACCGCACCAACCTCGAGATGGCGCTCCTCAACGTGCTCATCAACGCCCGCGACGCGATGCCGAAGGGCGGCACGGTGACGATCTCGACCGGGACGATCCATCTCAACGGCAACGGCAAGGCCCGCAACCTGCCGCCGGGCGACTACGTGGCGCTCCGGGTGCGCGACGAGGGGGAGGGGATGCCCCCCCACGTGGCCGAGCGGGCGACCGAGCCGTTCTTCTCCACCAAGGGCCCCGACAAGGGAACCGGCCTCGGCCTCGCCATGGCGCACGGCTTCGTGCAGCAATCCCGCGGCCGGCTGGAGATCGAGAGCCGGCCGCACGAGAACGGCGCCGGCGGCACCGTCATCACGATGCTGTTTCCCTGCGGGAGCGCCGCCGCCGTCGAGGAGGAGCCCGCCGAGCGCAAGGCGGTGCTGCGGCGCGGCGACGAGACCGTGCTGGTGGTCGAGGACAGCGACGACGTGCGGGCGCTCGCCCGCGAATACCTCGAGAGCCTGGGCTACCAGGTGCTCGCCGCCCGCAACGGCGAGGAGGCCTTGGGCGTCCTGGAGCGCGAGGAGCGGATCGACCTCCTGTTCTCCGACATCGTGATGCCGGGCGGGGTCAACGGGCTGGTCCTGGCCAAGCGGGCCCAGTCGATGCGGCCCGACCTGCCGGTGCTGCTGACCACCGGCTACAACGAGGACCTGGTGGCGGAGGGGCCCGCCACCCCGACCATGGACGTGCTCGGCAAGCCCTACCGCAAGGCCGAGCTCGCCGACCGGATCCGCTCCGCCCTCGACCGCGGCGCCAAGCCGATGCCGGCCCCGGGCGACCCGCATCACGGCTGAGGATCGCGTCCGGGTCTCGCCGCAGGGCGGGCCGTGTCGTCACTTTGCCGACATGGATGATGCGCCAGAACGGCCGCGCCGTTCCCCGCGAGGATTCCATGCCGCGCCGTTCGCTTCTCGTCGTCACGCTGCTCATGTCGGGCGTCTCCGCCGTCCTGGCGCAGGCCCCGCAGGCCCCGCCTGCGCCCCGATCCTTTCCGGCGGCCCTTGCCGGCCACGCCCTTCTGCCGGCCGACGGCGTCGCGCCGCTGCCGGCGGATGTGCCCAGGGACCTCGCCACGCCGGGCAAGTTCACCACCGGCCGCCGGGTCGAGGCGGTCGGCACGGTCGAGGCGCAGTCGATGGGCCGCGCCACCAGCATGAAGCTGCCCCTGCGCGGCCAGCCGCTCCAGGGCCATTCCGGCATCAAGCACATGCCGGACGGCACCTACTGGGTGCTCACCGATAACGGCTTCGGCACCAAGGCGAACTCGCCCGACGCGATGCTGTACCTCAACCGTTACCGGATCGACTTCGGGACGGGCGGCGTCGAGCGGCTGGAGACGATCTACCTGCGCGATCCCGACCGGAAGGTGCCGTTCCGCATCGCCAACGAGGCGACGGAGAGCCGCTACCTCACCGGCAGCGACTTCGACCCCGAGAGCTTCCAGTTCGTCGGCGACCACATCTGGATCGGCGACGAGTTCGGACCGTTCCTGATCAAGGCCGACCGCAAGGGCAAGATCGAGGCGGTGGTCGATACCCAGGCTTCGGGCAAGCCCGTCCGCTCCCCCGACAATCCGGCGGTGACGACGCCCGCCGCGCCCGGCGGCGCGGTGGTCTTCAACGCCCGTCGCTCCAAGGGCTTCGAGGGCATGGCCGCCTCGCCCGACGGCAGCCGGCTCTACGCGCTTCTCGAAGGTCCGCTCTGGGACGCCGACGCCAAGGCGTTCGAGACGCAGGACGGCCGCACGGTCCTGCGGATCCTGGAATTCGACACCAAGGCCGAGACCTGGACCGGCCGGTCCTGGTTCTATCCGCTCGAGCAGGCCGGCAACGCCATCGGCGACTTCAACCTGATCGACGGCACGACCGGCCTCGTCATCGAGCGCGACGACGGCGAGGGCACCGCTGACCGGGCCTGCCCGGCGGGACAGAAGGGGCCGGACTGCTTCTCGGTGCCGGCCCGGTTCAAGCGCGTCTACAAGATCGAGATGACCGACGGAAACCAGGGCGGTCCGGTCCGCAAGATCGGCTTCGTCGACCTGATGCGCATCGCCGACCCGGCCGGAAAGGCGCGCAAGCCCCTCACCGACGGCGCGCTCGCGATGCCGTTCTGGACGATCGAGAACGTCGACAAGGTGGACGACACCCACATCGTCGTCGGCAACGACAACAACCTGCCGTTCTCGGCGAGCCGCGACCCGCATCGGGTGGACGACAACGAGTTCGTGCTGCTGGAGGTGGGGGAGTTCCTGAAGGCGAAATAGGAACGGGCGCCCCGCATCCCGGGTGAGGTGCGGGGCGCTCGACCGAAGGCTCGATCCGCGTTCAGCGCGATGGCCGTTGCGAGCCGCGGAACAGCGTCCACTCCTCGACGACGCGCCCGTCGGGCAGGTGGCAGAAACCGGCCGTTCCTTGCCGATTCCGGCGCGTCTCGAGGCTCCCGCCGACCGATTCGCAATACACCGACGCGGGATTTCCGGCGCCTCCGACGAGCTTCTTCCGGTTCGCGCTGCGGAACAGCTTCCATTCCTCGACGACGCGCCCGTCGGGCAGATGGCAGAGGCCGACCGTTCCCTGCCGACCCTCACGCATCTCGAGGCTCCCGCCGACCGATTCGCAATAGGCCGAGGCCGGGTTGCCCATGGCCCAGGCCTGGGGCGCACCGGCGGCGACGGTGAGCAGGGCGGCGGCGATCAGTGACCTCACGGCTTTCTCCATGTCCCCGGGGCGCTGCCCCGTGTCCGAGGAAGACTAGGCCGATGCGATGAACCGGCGGTGACGCTGGGGCATCCCGTCGGTCCGGTGCTCCGGCCTTGCCGCCTGGGACGGCGCCCGATCGCGCCGCGACCGGACGCGGGAGGTCGGTCGTCCGGCAGGGTCCTCGGGACAGGGGCCTCGGGACCGGCGCCTCACGCCGAGCGCGCCAGCTCCGCCGCATCGCGCCCGACGACGTCCGCCAGGCTCCGCAGCCCCTCCGCCTCGATCCGGCGCACCAGCCCGGCCTTGATCTCCTCGACCAGGCCCGGGCCGGCATAGACCAGCGCCGAGTAGAGCTGCACCAGGCTCGCGCCGGCCCGGATCTTGGTCCAGGCGGCCTCCGCCGAATCGATCCCGCCGACGCCGATCAGCGGCAGCGCGGTTCCGACCCGCAGGGACGTCTCGGCAAGCAGGCGGGTCGAGGGCGAGAAGAGCGGCCGGCCGGACAGGCCGCCGGTCTCTCCCTTGGCCGCCCCCGCGAGGCTCGCCGGCCGGGCCACGGTGGTGTTGGAGACGACGAGCGCGTCGACGCCGCGGCGGCGCGCGGTGGCGGTCATCGCGTCGAGGCCGTCGAGGCTGATGTCCGGGGCGATCTTGAGCAGGACGGCGGTGCCGGCATCCGCTTCGTTACGGGCCGCGACCACCCGGGCGAGGAGGTCGTCGAGGAACGCCTCGCCCTGGAGGTCGCGCAGGCCCGGCGTGTTGGGCGAGGAGACGTTGACGGTGATGAAGTCGACGAGCCCCGCGAGGCCCCGCGTGCAGGCGACGTAATCGGCGATGCGGTCGGTCGCCTCCTTGTTCGCCCCGATATTGACCCCGACGATGCCCGGCCGGCCGCGGCGGGCCTCGAGGCGGGCGCGCACCACGGCCAGACCCTCGCTGTTGAGGCCGAACCGGTTGATCACCGCCCCGTCCTCCGGCAGCCGGAAGACCCGCGGGCGCGGGTTGCCCGGCTGGGCCTGCGGCACCACCCCGCCGACCTCGACGAAACCGAAGCCGAGCCCGAGCAGCGCGTCCGGCGCCCGCGCGCCCTTGTCGAACCCCGCCGCCAGCCCGACGGGATTGGGGAAGCGGCGCGATAGGACGGTCACGCCGAGGCGCGGGTCGTCGGCGGGCGGGCGGCGCACGGGAAGGCGCGCGAGGGCCCCCATGGTCAGGCCGTGGGCGGTCTCGGCATCGAGGGCCTGCAGCACGGGGCGGACGAGCGGGAAAACGGCCGAGAGCACGATCAACCTCCTGCCAGATCCGGGAAGACATGGACGCCGTCCGCCCCGAGCGGCAGCGCCGCGACGTGCCGGACGGCGGAGAGCGGCAGCGGGCCGTAGAGATGCGGGAACAGGGCGCCGCCGCGGGACGGCTCGTAGCGCAGGGCCTTCCCCAATGCCTCCCCGTCGATCGCGATCAGGAGTAGGTCGTCCTGCCCGGCGAAGTGCCTGGCGGCGGTCTCGGGGCCTGCGCGGCGGTCGAGAAGTGGATGAAGCCGTCCGCCAGGTCGACGGGGGAGCCGTCGAACCGGCCGGCCGCCTCGGCGTCGCGCCACAGGGCGGCCGGGCAAATCTTGTAGATCAGGGTCATGGGTGGATCGGGGTCCTGGATGGATCGGGGTCCTGGGTCGATCGGGGGCCTGGGCGCCGCTTGCCGCTCCGGCGTGGTCGAGGGCGAGCGATAGCGGGCCCGGGATGGACCGGCAACGCCCGTTGCCTTTCGGTGAGGGTTGGGTACTTTACATTTGTTAGTTCGGTGGTGAACACCGCCCCGCGTCGAGCCAGGTCTTCCATGCTGTCCCACGAGCGGATCTGGTCCGCGATCGATCACCTCGCCGAACGCAACAACCTGACCGCCTCGGGCCTTGCCAAGCGCGCGGGGCTCGACGCGACGAGCTTCAACCGCTCGAAGCGGGTGAGCCCGGACGGGCGCAAGCGCTGGCCCTCGACCGAATCGGTCGCCAAGATCCTGGCGGCCACCGGCGCCACCCTCGACGATTTCCTGCGCCTGATCGAGCCGCGACACCCGGACGCCCGCATCGCGGTGCCGCTGTTCGGCAGCGAGAGCGCGGCCGTCCAGCTCGGCCCCAACGGCCTGCCGGGCAACGGCAGCGTGATCGAGGAGGTGGCGCTGCCGGGCCTCGGGCCGGACCGCTGCTTTGCCATCGAGGTGCGGAACGGCATCCTGGCACCGCTCTACCGGGACGGCGACGTGCTGGTGGTCTCCCCCACCGCGGCGATCCGCCGGGGCGACCGGGTGATGACCTGCCTGGATGGCGGCAACATCCTGGTCGCCGAATTGAGGCGGCGCACTCCCCGGGCGGCCGAGCTCAGCGGGACGGTTCCCGGCGATCCGGACCGGATCGTGCCGACCTCCGAGATCACCTGGATGGCCCGGGTGATGTGGGTCCGGCACTGACCCGATCTACTCCGCGGCCGCCCTCTGGTCGCGCCACCGGGTCAGCAGGGCGCGCAACGCGGCCGGCTTGAGCGGCTTGCTCAGGACCTGGACCCGCTGGGCGCCCGCCGCGTCGCGCACGTCCGGCGAGCGGTCGGCGGTGAGGAGCACCGCCGGGATGTCGGCGGCGAGCGCCGCCCGCAGGCCGGCGATCAGGTCGAGGCCGGTGCCCTGGTCGAGGTGGTAATCGGCCACGATCACGTCGGGGCGGACCTGCCCGCCGAGCACCAGGGCCAGGGCCTCGCTGAGC from Methylobacterium aquaticum encodes:
- a CDS encoding ATP-binding protein, with protein sequence MVWLCVAIGFLAVLAWVTARWSRLGRSRREGEVERLHDLVWRTSESEQRYRTLVEAQIELVVQRNAEGRITFANQGFAALLGTTPEALLGTSREAEVVERGELRQRPDGARLVDLAILPADGGPLRWFAFVETMTAGRDGRPEVLRAGRDVTERVEAARSLEEARSRAEAASVAKSRFIASVSHEFRTPLNGIMGMADLMLDTPLNPEQRTYAEAVKTSGEALLSLIDGILDFSKIEAGRLDLAAEPFDPASLVESIVELLAPRAQDKGLEIAADVEALPAQLIGDADRVRQILINLAGNAVKFTESGGVGITAAWDETGFTVAVHDTGPGIPEERLPLLFQEFEQGDGSASRRHEGTGLGLAITRRLVDRMGGRLDVTSRPGEGSCFRVHLPLRPVPGRARPQTPSLAGRRVLVVAAAAFEAPYIARRLGRAGAEAVMVETADEAAAILRTDGFDAVIADRALGDSAVRGIAAAARQAEVGRSIVLLSPFDRRDFGSPAAAGFDRYLIKPVRLTSLLARLAEPAPPPTLVPRAQEGTLRPSSRRPRVLLAEDNPINALLATKALERLGAVVLWARDGAEAVARLQEAACAGPRFDLALVDIRMPILDGLEAARQVRAHESMHHLPRLRLVALTANVQAEDQAAALAAGFDGFLSKPLDLKALPPLLEARAA
- a CDS encoding histidine kinase famiy protein, giving the protein MSEDDRAGAPEPEASHSAEAPSLAHLKSATIREPGLDDRGSVFFAAIEMTRMPMILTDPRRPDNPIVFANRAFQDLTGYTQAELVGRNCRFLQGPETSRETVAELRQAVEERRAIATEILNYKRDGSPFWNGIFIGPVFDEAGEIVYFFASQLDVTRRRVSEQAFRQAQKMEAIGQLTAGLAHDFNNLLQVVSGNLELARNSVTHERAQRQLANAAAAAERGAKLTKQLLSFARKARLEPRSLNLNALVLAFAEVAESTLGSTVSVRLDLTPRLPAVTLDRTNLEMALLNVLINARDAMPKGGTVTISTGTIHLNGNGKARNLPPGDYVALRVRDEGEGMPPHVAERATEPFFSTKGPDKGTGLGLAMAHGFVQQSRGRLEIESRPHENGAGGTVITMLFPCGSAAAVEEEPAERKAVLRRGDETVLVVEDSDDVRALAREYLESLGYQVLAARNGEEALGVLEREERIDLLFSDIVMPGGVNGLVLAKRAQSMRPDLPVLLTTGYNEDLVAEGPATPTMDVLGKPYRKAELADRIRSALDRGAKPMPAPGDPHHG
- a CDS encoding esterase-like activity of phytase family protein, with protein sequence MPRRSLLVVTLLMSGVSAVLAQAPQAPPAPRSFPAALAGHALLPADGVAPLPADVPRDLATPGKFTTGRRVEAVGTVEAQSMGRATSMKLPLRGQPLQGHSGIKHMPDGTYWVLTDNGFGTKANSPDAMLYLNRYRIDFGTGGVERLETIYLRDPDRKVPFRIANEATESRYLTGSDFDPESFQFVGDHIWIGDEFGPFLIKADRKGKIEAVVDTQASGKPVRSPDNPAVTTPAAPGGAVVFNARRSKGFEGMAASPDGSRLYALLEGPLWDADAKAFETQDGRTVLRILEFDTKAETWTGRSWFYPLEQAGNAIGDFNLIDGTTGLVIERDDGEGTADRACPAGQKGPDCFSVPARFKRVYKIEMTDGNQGGPVRKIGFVDLMRIADPAGKARKPLTDGALAMPFWTIENVDKVDDTHIVVGNDNNLPFSASRDPHRVDDNEFVLLEVGEFLKAK
- a CDS encoding putative hemolysin — encoded protein: MRSLIAAALLTVAAGAPQAWAMGNPASAYCESVGGSLEMREGRQGTVGLCHLPDGRVVEEWKLFRSANRKKLVGGAGNPASVYCESVGGSLETRRNRQGTAGFCHLPDGRVVEEWTLFRGSQRPSR
- a CDS encoding quinone-dependent dihydroorotate dehydrogenase encodes the protein MLSAVFPLVRPVLQALDAETAHGLTMGALARLPVRRPPADDPRLGVTVLSRRFPNPVGLAAGFDKGARAPDALLGLGFGFVEVGGVVPQAQPGNPRPRVFRLPEDGAVINRFGLNSEGLAVVRARLEARRGRPGIVGVNIGANKEATDRIADYVACTRGLAGLVDFITVNVSSPNTPGLRDLQGEAFLDDLLARVVAARNEADAGTAVLLKIAPDISLDGLDAMTATARRRGVDALVVSNTTVARPASLAGAAKGETGGLSGRPLFSPSTRLLAETSLRVGTALPLIGVGGIDSAEAAWTKIRAGASLVQLYSALVYAGPGLVEEIKAGLVRRIEAEGLRSLADVVGRDAAELARSA
- a CDS encoding S24 family peptidase; the encoded protein is MLSHERIWSAIDHLAERNNLTASGLAKRAGLDATSFNRSKRVSPDGRKRWPSTESVAKILAATGATLDDFLRLIEPRHPDARIAVPLFGSESAAVQLGPNGLPGNGSVIEEVALPGLGPDRCFAIEVRNGILAPLYRDGDVLVVSPTAAIRRGDRVMTCLDGGNILVAELRRRTPRAAELSGTVPGDPDRIVPTSEITWMARVMWVRH